The Opitutaceae bacterium genome contains a region encoding:
- a CDS encoding MFS transporter produces MKIPYRWVIVAAGGLLGCVAIGAMFSLPVFLVPIARDTGWSMTGVSTAMTFGFLAMALGSLFWGVLSDRIGPRAVVLTGSTLLAAGLALASRAQSLVAFQLLFGALVGVSTAAIFAPLMACVTGWFETRRSLAVSLVSAGMGMAPMTMSPLAAWLVTHTDWRGAMLVISGLVAGVMLPLAMLIRRAPALDQRTPEGQASVRKDIGDRLTTADIVRTPQFSVLLLTNFFCCATHSGPIFHTVSYAVACGIPMLTAVTIYSIEGLAGLGGRVAFGVLGDKFGAKRTLVTGLLLQAFGALAYYFVQGLVGFYAAAAAFGFIYAGVMPLYSVIARENFPLHLMGTVIGSTAMAGSLGMALGPVAGGMIVDKLGSYGWLYLGSFGMGLGAFLMATLFRPGKAGQLVEQRAG; encoded by the coding sequence ATGAAGATTCCCTACCGATGGGTGATTGTGGCGGCGGGAGGCTTGCTTGGTTGCGTGGCCATTGGCGCGATGTTTTCGCTGCCCGTCTTTTTGGTGCCGATCGCCCGCGACACCGGATGGTCGATGACGGGTGTCTCCACGGCAATGACCTTTGGTTTCCTTGCGATGGCCTTGGGCAGTCTTTTCTGGGGCGTACTTTCGGACCGAATTGGCCCGCGTGCGGTCGTGCTGACGGGCTCGACCCTGCTTGCGGCGGGCCTCGCGCTGGCGAGCCGTGCGCAATCGCTGGTGGCCTTTCAGCTGCTTTTTGGGGCCCTCGTCGGCGTCTCCACTGCCGCGATCTTTGCGCCGCTAATGGCATGTGTCACGGGGTGGTTTGAGACGCGCCGGAGCCTCGCCGTTTCACTCGTTTCGGCGGGCATGGGCATGGCGCCGATGACGATGTCGCCCCTCGCCGCGTGGTTGGTGACGCACACCGACTGGCGTGGGGCCATGCTGGTGATCTCGGGGCTGGTGGCGGGCGTGATGCTCCCGCTGGCCATGCTCATCCGGCGGGCACCAGCCCTCGACCAGCGCACCCCGGAGGGGCAGGCAAGTGTGCGCAAGGACATTGGCGACAGACTCACGACAGCCGATATCGTACGCACACCCCAGTTTTCGGTTTTGCTCCTGACGAATTTCTTTTGTTGCGCGACGCACTCCGGGCCGATTTTCCACACGGTGAGCTACGCCGTCGCGTGCGGGATTCCGATGCTCACGGCGGTGACGATCTACAGCATTGAGGGTCTGGCGGGACTCGGCGGACGAGTGGCGTTCGGTGTCCTCGGCGACAAATTTGGCGCCAAGCGAACCCTCGTCACCGGCCTGCTGCTGCAGGCGTTTGGGGCGCTCGCTTATTACTTCGTTCAGGGCCTTGTCGGCTTCTATGCGGCTGCGGCGGCGTTTGGATTCATCTATGCCGGAGTCATGCCGCTCTATTCGGTCATCGCGCGGGAGAATTTTCCCCTTCACCTGATGGGTACGGTCATCGGAAGCACTGCCATGGCAGGGAGCCTGGGCATGGCGTTGGGTCCGGTCGCTGGCGGCATGATCGTCGACAAGCTCGGGAGCTACGGCTGGCTGTACCTGGGCTCGTTCGGCATGGGGCTCGGTGCCTTTCTCATGGCGACCCTTTTCCGACCAGGGAAAGCAGGACAGCTGGTTGAGCAGCGCGCAGGATGA
- a CDS encoding glycoside hydrolase family 127 protein, whose amino-acid sequence MNLKHLMIPLFLSLVVGASAEPGALRLERLPLGAIRPRGWLETQLRENLDGFIGQLDALAPDLLVADQIYGRDRLTPAVRNKDLGATGVPPDEQAQFLWWNSETQSNWKDGFIRTAAVLGDQAALARAETWVNELLATQDADGYLGIYSPELRYRFTNENGELWAKTTALRYLLAWYDYTGETRVWDAIRKAVDEVMRSYPRDASHPFRSTRASTSGLTHGLTFIDVLSELARRTGDREYADYAVWLYQEFSTQPLNEDAQLSKLLDESLPLTGHGVHTYEHLRCVAHVAHYSGDPQLKRALENFLRKIDHCRTPSGAAIGDEFIRGGRGDATARGYEYCSLHELLHSRVELLFLGDERQADEIESLFLNAAQGARHPKGEGVAYLKSDNSHAMTGPLNDDPADPHQVRYKYSPLHRDAAVCCVPNAGRIGPFLVQHAFARDEAGFVALLFGPSVMESTFDGEWVRIVADTGYPFEGSIRFSITSEKAFRFRVRKPSWCVTPGANQPFREAGNYLEFQIPAGSDSRVVAVDLAPSVVTKTDSGGELYFMEGPLVLAAEIESLEHVACSHAVGGLRDLHYRPKVSRVDYRVPASGETRREADINSNREVRLLDEDGQPHWVSLKPMGRTILRQVTFPVER is encoded by the coding sequence ATGAACCTCAAGCACCTCATGATCCCCCTCTTTCTCAGTCTTGTCGTTGGAGCTTCTGCGGAACCGGGCGCTCTCAGGCTTGAGCGCCTGCCCCTCGGTGCAATCAGGCCCAGGGGTTGGTTGGAAACGCAGCTTCGTGAAAATCTCGACGGCTTCATCGGCCAACTCGACGCGCTTGCACCGGATCTCCTCGTCGCGGACCAAATCTACGGCCGCGATCGGCTTACCCCCGCGGTGCGCAACAAGGACCTCGGGGCGACGGGTGTGCCCCCGGACGAACAGGCGCAGTTTCTCTGGTGGAACAGTGAAACCCAGAGCAATTGGAAAGATGGATTCATTCGCACCGCAGCGGTGCTCGGGGACCAGGCGGCCTTGGCGCGGGCTGAGACATGGGTGAACGAACTGCTCGCGACTCAGGATGCAGATGGTTACCTGGGAATCTATTCCCCGGAGCTGCGGTACCGTTTCACCAATGAGAATGGCGAGCTCTGGGCAAAGACGACTGCGCTGCGGTACCTACTCGCTTGGTACGACTACACAGGCGAAACGCGGGTGTGGGATGCGATCAGAAAGGCGGTGGACGAAGTCATGCGCTCCTACCCGCGTGATGCGAGCCATCCCTTTCGGTCGACCCGCGCTTCAACCTCGGGCCTGACCCACGGGCTGACTTTTATCGATGTGCTCTCGGAGCTGGCGAGGCGCACAGGCGACCGGGAGTACGCCGATTATGCCGTTTGGCTTTACCAGGAATTCAGTACCCAGCCTCTCAATGAAGACGCGCAGCTTTCAAAGCTGCTCGATGAATCACTGCCGCTTACTGGCCACGGCGTGCATACGTACGAGCACCTGCGGTGTGTTGCCCATGTGGCGCATTACTCCGGTGATCCGCAGCTGAAGCGGGCGCTGGAGAACTTTCTCCGAAAGATAGACCACTGCCGGACTCCGAGCGGTGCGGCGATTGGCGACGAGTTTATCCGCGGCGGCCGCGGAGATGCGACTGCGCGAGGCTACGAATATTGCTCGTTGCATGAATTGCTTCACAGCCGCGTCGAACTCCTGTTTCTCGGTGACGAACGGCAGGCGGATGAGATCGAATCACTCTTCCTCAATGCCGCGCAGGGGGCGCGCCACCCGAAGGGCGAGGGGGTTGCCTATCTGAAAAGCGACAATTCCCATGCCATGACGGGACCGTTGAACGACGACCCTGCCGATCCGCACCAGGTGCGATACAAGTATTCGCCCCTGCACCGGGACGCCGCGGTCTGCTGCGTGCCCAATGCCGGACGAATCGGACCTTTTCTCGTGCAGCACGCTTTTGCCAGGGACGAGGCGGGCTTCGTGGCGCTGTTGTTTGGACCGTCCGTCATGGAAAGCACCTTCGACGGCGAATGGGTTAGGATCGTCGCCGACACCGGGTATCCCTTCGAAGGGAGTATTCGTTTTTCAATTACGAGTGAGAAGGCCTTCCGGTTTCGCGTGCGCAAGCCTTCGTGGTGCGTCACGCCCGGCGCAAACCAGCCGTTTCGCGAGGCGGGGAACTACCTGGAGTTCCAGATTCCCGCCGGCAGCGATTCGCGGGTCGTCGCCGTGGATTTAGCACCCTCGGTGGTCACCAAGACGGATTCGGGGGGCGAGCTGTATTTCATGGAGGGTCCCCTAGTGCTGGCAGCTGAGATTGAATCCCTCGAGCACGTGGCGTGCTCGCACGCAGTGGGAGGCCTCCGTGACCTTCACTACCGGCCAAAGGTCTCGCGGGTTGATTACCGGGTGCCTGCCAGCGGCGAGACCCGGCGCGAGGCCGATATCAATTCCAACCGCGAGGTCCGTTTGCTCGACGAAGACGGGCAGCCTCACTGGGTGTCCCTCAAACCGATGGGCCGGACTATTCTTCGACAGGTTACATTCCCTGTGGAGCGCTAG
- a CDS encoding AraC family transcriptional regulator — protein MKPLAEARRDTPEGQSFVAFEVREPSFRFYWHFHAEWELTFIQSGSGTRFVGDSCEPFSPGDLVLLGGDLPHCWHSAPGRSSGPDAAIVVHFRVDSLPVGSPEFARIGRLLECAKRGCRFSLPVSTRLRPSLQRLLRLKGLRAWTLLLQVLSTLAEARATPLADEAFLKSAHFPATARLQKVIAFMLAHASDESLSLCDAAKVAGLSPAGFSRSFRRMTGEKWISRLQRIRIANACRLLVESDQTIAEVAFATGFGNLSNFNRRFRSLKRMTPSAYRGQFTRLPVDNR, from the coding sequence ATGAAGCCACTTGCGGAAGCGCGGCGCGACACCCCCGAAGGACAATCCTTTGTGGCGTTCGAAGTTCGGGAGCCTTCCTTTCGCTTCTACTGGCACTTCCATGCGGAGTGGGAGCTGACGTTCATCCAGTCTGGCAGCGGCACGCGCTTTGTCGGAGATTCCTGCGAGCCGTTTTCCCCGGGAGATCTGGTGCTTTTGGGTGGCGACCTGCCCCACTGCTGGCATTCCGCGCCTGGTCGGTCATCCGGGCCAGATGCCGCAATCGTCGTCCATTTCCGGGTCGATTCCTTGCCCGTCGGAAGTCCGGAATTCGCCCGCATTGGGCGGTTGTTGGAATGCGCCAAGCGAGGCTGCCGGTTCTCCCTCCCGGTCTCCACGCGGCTCCGCCCCAGCCTCCAACGTTTGCTACGACTCAAGGGGCTTAGAGCTTGGACGCTGCTCCTGCAGGTGCTTTCCACCCTCGCCGAGGCAAGGGCCACGCCGCTGGCCGATGAGGCCTTCCTCAAGTCGGCACACTTCCCTGCCACAGCTCGCCTCCAAAAGGTGATCGCTTTCATGCTGGCCCATGCCTCCGACGAAAGCCTCTCGCTCTGCGACGCCGCAAAGGTGGCCGGCCTCAGTCCGGCTGGGTTCTCCCGTTCGTTTCGGCGCATGACCGGGGAGAAGTGGATTTCGCGACTCCAACGCATCCGTATAGCAAATGCCTGCCGCCTGCTGGTGGAATCGGACCAGACAATCGCTGAAGTGGCTTTCGCCACCGGCTTTGGAAATCTATCCAACTTCAATCGCCGGTTCCGGTCCCTCAAACGGATGACTCCTTCCGCCTACCGAGGCCAATTCACCCGCCTCCCGGTCGACAACCGCTAA
- a CDS encoding TlpA disulfide reductase family protein: MHRYLNTVLLVVALACPTALLAQGAPPASLVASLDAQAAPILQRVFNRVQAKVTSPEAYAEDLAALDALVVNFRTARREEAAKLAVLISDIHSRVLDDDKEAKARLLKVKSDFAGTQAAAEAEGKLAVHEKQERAEATRAGLVGKPAPELHFKWSTDGELKTLSSLKGKVVVLDFWATWCGPCIRSFPHLRQLAADYRDKDVVFVGVTSLQGMVANLKQGKVDTAGNPAKELELLKVFIEEKEMTWTVALSEENVFNEDYGITGIPHVAVIGRDGVVRKLTHPAELSSSDIDALLN; this comes from the coding sequence ATGCATCGATACCTGAACACCGTCTTGCTGGTTGTTGCACTCGCCTGTCCCACCGCCCTCCTGGCGCAAGGCGCGCCTCCCGCGTCACTCGTTGCCTCTCTTGATGCGCAGGCGGCGCCAATTCTACAACGCGTGTTTAATCGTGTCCAAGCCAAGGTCACGTCTCCCGAGGCGTATGCAGAGGACCTCGCTGCGCTGGACGCACTTGTGGTGAACTTCCGTACCGCGCGACGGGAAGAGGCCGCCAAGCTCGCAGTGCTCATCTCCGACATCCACAGCCGAGTTCTCGATGACGACAAGGAGGCCAAGGCCAGGCTCCTGAAGGTGAAGTCAGACTTTGCCGGCACCCAAGCTGCCGCCGAAGCCGAAGGAAAGCTGGCGGTGCATGAGAAGCAGGAGCGTGCGGAGGCGACCCGAGCCGGCCTTGTGGGCAAGCCCGCCCCGGAACTCCATTTCAAATGGTCCACCGACGGCGAGCTGAAGACCCTGTCCTCGCTTAAGGGCAAAGTGGTGGTCCTCGACTTCTGGGCGACCTGGTGCGGGCCCTGCATCCGCTCCTTTCCGCACCTGCGCCAACTCGCCGCCGACTACCGGGACAAGGATGTGGTGTTTGTCGGTGTCACCAGCCTGCAGGGGATGGTTGCGAACCTGAAACAGGGGAAGGTCGATACCGCCGGTAATCCCGCCAAGGAACTTGAACTGCTCAAGGTGTTTATTGAGGAGAAGGAGATGACGTGGACCGTCGCGCTAAGCGAAGAGAATGTCTTCAACGAGGACTACGGCATCACTGGGATCCCGCACGTGGCGGTGATCGGCCGGGACGGCGTTGTGCGCAAGCTTACTCACCCGGCTGAGCTTTCCAGCTCGGATATCGACGCCCTCTTGAACTGA
- a CDS encoding S9 family peptidase, with amino-acid sequence MSRLAPSLPLLCTLVFGTPAFGSEPVITPNENLVVEGIPAIPASLASDLKRYTEARSAGFAGWHPTNLEMLVSTRFANTNQLHWVRQPLGMRKQVTFYDEPVSSAGFDPIDGAFFLFLKDQGGSEFSQLYRFDLADEKATLLSDGGRSQNGGVAWSNRGDRIAYGSTRRNGADRDIYVMNPREPKGERLVLENKGGGWGVADWSPDDSQLLVVERISVNESHLYLLSLADGSKEAVFPRTQTGVAFGDAVFSKDGKGLFVTTDRDSEFKRLAYVDLGSRKTTYLSTSLQADVEAISLSDDGRRLALEVNDHGVSRIYLMDTVTRVMTPVGSLPPAVIGITSWHKNNRHLGLVINSAMSPSDVHVLDADTGSVTRWTESELGGIPSASLREAELVSWKSFDGLEVTGFLYRPAPKFTGKRPVIINIHGGPESQSLPIFQGRSNYYLNELGVAILYPNVRGSTGFGKTFVTLDNGYKREDSVKDIGALLDWVATQPDLDANRVMITGGSYGGYMTLACAIAYNERIRCSLAVVGISNFVTFLEATESYRRDLRRVEYGDERDPAMREFLIRISPTTRAAKISKPLFIVQGRNDPRVPRGEAIQMVETVRKNGSPVWYLEAKDEGHGFRKKINADFQFYATIRFVQEHLLAP; translated from the coding sequence ATGTCCCGCCTGGCCCCTTCACTCCCCCTCCTCTGCACTCTCGTCTTTGGCACTCCTGCCTTCGGTTCCGAACCGGTCATTACGCCAAATGAAAACCTGGTCGTGGAAGGCATCCCCGCAATTCCTGCGAGCCTCGCCTCCGACCTGAAGCGCTACACCGAAGCACGCAGCGCAGGCTTTGCCGGATGGCACCCGACGAACCTGGAGATGCTCGTCTCCACGCGTTTCGCGAACACCAACCAGCTTCACTGGGTGAGGCAGCCGCTTGGAATGCGAAAGCAGGTCACCTTTTACGACGAGCCGGTCTCCAGCGCCGGGTTCGATCCCATCGACGGAGCATTCTTTCTCTTCCTCAAAGATCAGGGTGGGTCCGAGTTCTCGCAGCTTTACCGCTTTGACCTCGCGGACGAAAAGGCGACCCTGCTCAGCGATGGCGGCAGGAGCCAAAACGGCGGTGTCGCCTGGAGCAACCGCGGGGACCGCATCGCCTATGGCTCGACACGTCGCAATGGCGCAGATCGCGATATTTATGTGATGAACCCGCGGGAGCCGAAGGGTGAGCGCCTCGTCCTCGAGAACAAAGGCGGCGGCTGGGGCGTAGCTGATTGGTCTCCCGATGATTCCCAGTTGCTGGTTGTCGAACGAATCTCCGTAAACGAATCGCACCTGTACCTCCTGTCGCTGGCCGACGGCTCCAAGGAGGCCGTCTTCCCGCGCACACAAACGGGCGTGGCGTTTGGTGACGCGGTCTTCAGCAAGGACGGCAAGGGATTGTTTGTGACCACCGACAGAGATTCGGAGTTTAAGCGCCTCGCCTATGTGGACCTCGGCAGCCGCAAGACCACCTACCTTTCCACCTCGCTGCAGGCGGACGTCGAGGCGATCTCGCTGTCCGACGACGGTCGCCGCCTCGCACTGGAAGTCAATGATCACGGCGTCTCTCGTATCTATCTGATGGATACGGTCACGCGCGTCATGACGCCCGTCGGCTCGCTTCCCCCGGCGGTGATCGGCATCACGTCCTGGCACAAGAACAACCGCCACCTTGGCCTGGTGATCAACTCCGCGATGTCGCCGTCGGACGTCCATGTCCTCGATGCCGACACGGGCTCGGTCACGCGTTGGACGGAAAGTGAACTCGGCGGGATCCCTTCGGCTTCGCTTCGCGAGGCGGAGCTGGTGTCGTGGAAGAGCTTCGACGGGCTGGAGGTCACCGGATTTCTCTACCGCCCGGCCCCGAAGTTCACAGGCAAGCGCCCCGTCATCATCAATATTCACGGCGGACCGGAATCCCAGTCGCTTCCGATCTTCCAGGGACGGAGCAACTACTACCTCAACGAACTCGGCGTGGCCATCCTTTACCCAAATGTCCGCGGTTCGACCGGCTTTGGGAAAACCTTCGTGACCCTCGACAACGGGTACAAGCGCGAGGATTCGGTCAAGGACATCGGTGCGCTGCTCGACTGGGTGGCGACCCAACCCGATCTTGATGCCAACCGTGTAATGATCACCGGTGGCAGCTACGGGGGCTACATGACCCTGGCCTGCGCGATCGCCTACAACGAACGCATCCGCTGTTCCCTTGCCGTGGTGGGCATCAGCAACTTTGTGACGTTCCTGGAGGCGACCGAGAGCTACAGGCGCGACCTCCGTCGCGTCGAATACGGAGACGAGCGCGATCCGGCCATGCGCGAGTTCCTGATCCGGATTTCACCGACCACCCGCGCGGCCAAGATCAGCAAGCCGCTCTTCATCGTGCAGGGACGCAACGATCCCCGCGTTCCGAGGGGCGAGGCAATCCAGATGGTCGAGACGGTCCGGAAGAATGGCTCACCGGTCTGGTACCTCGAGGCAAAGGACGAGGGCCACGGCTTCCGCAAAAAGATCAACGCGGACTTTCAATTCTACGCCACCATCCGCTTTGTGCAGGAGCACCTGCTCGCGCCCTGA
- a CDS encoding mechanosensitive ion channel, producing MDTQLDAVTVRNLIQTAAIAAIALLLFVGLRGRILKFAQWAQLPRLAMKPVRIAIRFSILLVAGIMILGLWGFQINGIVAFLGTVLGLVAIGFVAMWSLLSNFLCTIILIILKPFYVNDELELPTANVKGKVIDLSLVYTTLESEPGETILIPNNTFFQVIFKRRQALVRKDLEHQLRDNRAAA from the coding sequence ATGGATACACAACTCGATGCCGTCACAGTTCGAAATCTCATTCAAACCGCAGCAATTGCCGCGATCGCGCTCCTGCTTTTCGTCGGTCTGAGAGGACGGATTCTGAAGTTCGCCCAATGGGCACAGCTCCCGCGGCTGGCGATGAAGCCAGTCAGGATTGCCATCCGTTTTTCGATTCTGCTCGTGGCAGGCATCATGATTCTCGGTCTATGGGGATTTCAGATCAACGGGATCGTGGCGTTTCTTGGCACGGTCCTTGGACTTGTGGCGATCGGCTTTGTCGCGATGTGGAGCCTGCTTAGCAACTTCCTGTGCACGATCATCCTGATAATTCTGAAGCCCTTCTACGTGAACGATGAGTTGGAGCTTCCCACTGCAAATGTGAAGGGGAAGGTAATTGATCTGAGCCTGGTGTATACGACGCTTGAGAGTGAACCAGGTGAAACGATTCTCATCCCGAACAACACGTTCTTTCAGGTTATCTTCAAACGCAGGCAGGCGCTGGTGCGCAAGGACCTGGAGCACCAACTCCGGGATAATCGAGCCGCAGCCTGA